One genomic window of Haladaptatus sp. R4 includes the following:
- a CDS encoding helix-turn-helix domain-containing protein, which produces MKYARLTGTPDPERTPEIFDLLARSSFVDEARLYDWNLSNDAVTALLEVDGERERFRDEAADVLGMRSVDTARISERRFTLLAVLEPTVVPLLQGLVGTISREGLVVAKPLLYRDGRVHARIVGSAAVLQRAVDEFPAEIALEISAIGEFDRSRETPLSGLSDRQREALLAAFDLGYYEQPRRATHEDVAARLDCAPNTASEHLQKAEIKLVTAVLQSEFER; this is translated from the coding sequence ATGAAGTACGCTCGGCTCACCGGCACACCGGACCCGGAACGAACGCCGGAAATCTTCGATTTGCTCGCACGGTCGTCGTTCGTGGACGAAGCGCGCCTGTACGACTGGAACCTCTCCAACGACGCCGTCACCGCCCTGTTGGAAGTCGACGGTGAGCGTGAGCGATTTCGGGACGAAGCGGCCGACGTCCTCGGTATGCGGTCGGTCGATACGGCGCGGATTTCCGAGCGGAGATTTACGCTCCTCGCCGTGCTCGAACCCACCGTCGTTCCGCTGTTGCAGGGACTCGTCGGAACCATCTCGCGGGAGGGGTTGGTGGTCGCAAAGCCGCTACTCTACCGCGACGGACGGGTCCACGCTCGAATCGTAGGGAGCGCGGCCGTTCTTCAGCGTGCGGTCGACGAATTTCCGGCGGAAATCGCGCTCGAAATCAGCGCGATTGGGGAGTTCGATAGAAGCCGCGAAACGCCACTCTCCGGGCTCAGCGACCGACAACGGGAGGCGCTTCTGGCTGCGTTCGACCTCGGATACTACGAACAACCGCGGCGCGCGACACACGAGGACGTGGCCGCTCGCCTCGACTGTGCGCCGAACACGGCTTCGGAGCACCTCCAAAAAGCGGAAATAAAACTCGTTACTGCCGTTCTCCAGTCGGAGTTCGAACGCTGA